One Solanum lycopersicum chromosome 4, SLM_r2.1 DNA window includes the following coding sequences:
- the LOC101259144 gene encoding uncharacterized protein isoform X1, which produces MAAISGKVVQHNLVAKCCQQDRELSTKYRLYYCTLSRRNLLPPVGGKLAWNGNSTMQLDALSKSKRGNVYCNAASSSTAIPSVEKSNFLKLQNGSDIRGVAIDGVEGEPLTLTETVTEAIAAGFSGWLLAKKKNVSSKCLRVSVGHDSRISAQKLQDAVSRGLARAGVEVIQYGLASTPAMFNSTLTENEEFSCPVDGSIMITASHLPYNRNGFKFFTSAGGLGKPDIKDILERAADIYKNIANENSKGAETAASLDVKRVDYMSVYASNLVAAVRKAAGSIEKPLEGFHIIVDAGNGAGGFFVGKVLEPLGAITSGSQFLEPDGLFPNHIPNPEDKTAMKAITKAVLDNRADLGIIFDTDVDRSAAVDSSGREFNRNRLIALMSAIVLEEHPGTTIVTDSVTSDGLTTFIEKKLGGKHHRFKRGYKNVIDEAIRLNSVGEEAHLAIETSGHGALKENHWLDDGAYLMVKLLNKLASARTSGLGGGSKVLTDMVEGLEEPAVAVELRLKIDQNHPDLQGGSFRDYGEAVLKQLENTVELDAKLLKAPVNYEGVRVSGFGGWFLLRLSLHDPVLPLNIEAPSKEDAVKLAHDVLNAVKEFTALDTSALTKFVGV; this is translated from the exons ATGGCAG CAATATCAGGGAAGGTTGTCCAACATAACCTGGTAGCAAAGTGCTGCCAGCAGGATAGGGAATTGAGCACAAAATACCGATTGTACTATTGTACCCTTAGTAGGCGCAACTTGCTCCCCCCTGTAGGAGGGAAGTTGGCATGGAATGGCAACTCCACCATGCAACTGGATGCCTTATCAAAATCTAAGCGAGGAAATGTTTATTGCAATG CTGCCTCGTCGTCCACTGCAATCCCGTCTGTTGAGAAAAGCAACTTTCTTAAGCTTCAGAATGGAAG TGATATACGTGGAGTagctattgatggagttgaggGGGAACCTCTTACTCTCACAGAGACAGTTACAGAAGCAATAGCAGCAGGTTTTTCTGGTTGGTTGCtggcaaaaaagaaaaatgtttctTCTAAATGTTTAAGAGTCTCCGTCGGTCATGACTCACGAATTTCTGCACAGAAGTTACAG GATGCAGTTTCTCGAGGACTTGCTAGAGCTGGAGTTGAAGTCATCCAATATGG ATTGGCATCCACTCCAGCCATGTTCAATAGCACTCTTACCGAAAATGAAGAATTTTCCTGTCCAGTGGATGGTTCCATAATGATAACAG CAAGCCATCTTCCCTACAACAGGAATGGGTTCAAGTTCTTTACAAGTGCAGGTGGACTTGGGAAGCCTGACATCAAAGATATCTTGGAGCGAGCTGctgatatatacaaaaatattgcAAATGAAAATTCTAAGGGAGCAGAAACAGCTGCTTCTCTCGATGTGAAAAGAGTGGATTACATGTCTGTTTATGCATCTAATCTTGTAGCAGCAGTCCGCAAAGCTGCAGGAAGTATAG AAAAGCCACTGGAAGGATTCCATATCATTGTTGATGCAGGGAATGGAGCAGGCGGATTCTTTGTG GGGAAGGTGCTTGAGCCTCTGGGTGCTATTACTTCTGGCAGTCAGTTCTTGGAGCCAGATG GTTTGTTTCCCAATCATATACCTAACCCAGAGGATAAGACAGCCATGAAAGCTATTACCAAGGCAGTACTTGATAACAGGGCTGATTTGGGAATCATCTTTGATACAGATGTTGACAG GTCTGCGGCTGTGGATTCGAGTGGTCGTGAATTTAACAGAAATCGTTTGATTGCTTTAATGTCCGCAATTGTTTTGGAGGAA CATCCTGGGACCACTATTGTCACAGACAGTGTAACATCAGATGGGCTGACAACATTTATTGAAAAGAAACTAG GAGGGAAGCATCATAGGTTCAAAAGAGGATACAAGAATGTTATTGATGAGGCTATTCGTCTG AACTCTGTTGGTGAAGAAGCACATCTGGCTATTGAAACTAGTGGACATGGAGCTCTCAAGGAGAATCATTGGCTTGATGATGGTGCATACCTTATG GTGAAGTTACTGAATAAGCTTGCATCAGCTAGAACATCAGGACTAGGCGGAGGAAGCAAAGTCTTAACTGACATGGTGGAGGGTCTTGAAGAACCAGCTGTTGCTGTTGAACTTAGACTAAAGATTGATCAGAATCACCCAGATCTTCAAGGAGG ATCCTTCCGTGATTATGGTGAAGCAGTGTTAAAGCAACTTGAGAATACAGTTGAGTTGGATGCGAAGCTTCTGAAAGCACCTGTTAACTATGAAGGG GTTAGAGTTTCTGGATTTGGCGGGTGGTTCCTTCTAAGACTCTCACTACATGACCCTGTTCTACCCCTTAATATTGAG GCACCAAGCAAGGAGGATGCTGTAAAACTTGCTCATGATGTGCTTAATGCTGTGAAAGAGTTCACTGCTCTTGATACCTCCGCCTTAACTAAGTTTGTCGGAGTATGA
- the LOC101259144 gene encoding uncharacterized protein isoform X4, which produces MAAASSSTAIPSVEKSNFLKLQNGSDIRGVAIDGVEGEPLTLTETVTEAIAAGFSGWLLAKKKNVSSKCLRVSVGHDSRISAQKLQDAVSRGLARAGVEVIQYGLASTPAMFNSTLTENEEFSCPVDGSIMITASHLPYNRNGFKFFTSAGGLGKPDIKDILERAADIYKNIANENSKGAETAASLDVKRVDYMSVYASNLVAAVRKAAGSIEKPLEGFHIIVDAGNGAGGFFVGKVLEPLGAITSGSQFLEPDGLFPNHIPNPEDKTAMKAITKAVLDNRADLGIIFDTDVDRSAAVDSSGREFNRNRLIALMSAIVLEEHPGTTIVTDSVTSDGLTTFIEKKLGGKHHRFKRGYKNVIDEAIRLNSVGEEAHLAIETSGHGALKENHWLDDGAYLMVKLLNKLASARTSGLGGGSKVLTDMVEGLEEPAVAVELRLKIDQNHPDLQGGSFRDYGEAVLKQLENTVELDAKLLKAPVNYEGVRVSGFGGWFLLRLSLHDPVLPLNIEAPSKEDAVKLAHDVLNAVKEFTALDTSALTKFVGV; this is translated from the exons ATGGCAG CTGCCTCGTCGTCCACTGCAATCCCGTCTGTTGAGAAAAGCAACTTTCTTAAGCTTCAGAATGGAAG TGATATACGTGGAGTagctattgatggagttgaggGGGAACCTCTTACTCTCACAGAGACAGTTACAGAAGCAATAGCAGCAGGTTTTTCTGGTTGGTTGCtggcaaaaaagaaaaatgtttctTCTAAATGTTTAAGAGTCTCCGTCGGTCATGACTCACGAATTTCTGCACAGAAGTTACAG GATGCAGTTTCTCGAGGACTTGCTAGAGCTGGAGTTGAAGTCATCCAATATGG ATTGGCATCCACTCCAGCCATGTTCAATAGCACTCTTACCGAAAATGAAGAATTTTCCTGTCCAGTGGATGGTTCCATAATGATAACAG CAAGCCATCTTCCCTACAACAGGAATGGGTTCAAGTTCTTTACAAGTGCAGGTGGACTTGGGAAGCCTGACATCAAAGATATCTTGGAGCGAGCTGctgatatatacaaaaatattgcAAATGAAAATTCTAAGGGAGCAGAAACAGCTGCTTCTCTCGATGTGAAAAGAGTGGATTACATGTCTGTTTATGCATCTAATCTTGTAGCAGCAGTCCGCAAAGCTGCAGGAAGTATAG AAAAGCCACTGGAAGGATTCCATATCATTGTTGATGCAGGGAATGGAGCAGGCGGATTCTTTGTG GGGAAGGTGCTTGAGCCTCTGGGTGCTATTACTTCTGGCAGTCAGTTCTTGGAGCCAGATG GTTTGTTTCCCAATCATATACCTAACCCAGAGGATAAGACAGCCATGAAAGCTATTACCAAGGCAGTACTTGATAACAGGGCTGATTTGGGAATCATCTTTGATACAGATGTTGACAG GTCTGCGGCTGTGGATTCGAGTGGTCGTGAATTTAACAGAAATCGTTTGATTGCTTTAATGTCCGCAATTGTTTTGGAGGAA CATCCTGGGACCACTATTGTCACAGACAGTGTAACATCAGATGGGCTGACAACATTTATTGAAAAGAAACTAG GAGGGAAGCATCATAGGTTCAAAAGAGGATACAAGAATGTTATTGATGAGGCTATTCGTCTG AACTCTGTTGGTGAAGAAGCACATCTGGCTATTGAAACTAGTGGACATGGAGCTCTCAAGGAGAATCATTGGCTTGATGATGGTGCATACCTTATG GTGAAGTTACTGAATAAGCTTGCATCAGCTAGAACATCAGGACTAGGCGGAGGAAGCAAAGTCTTAACTGACATGGTGGAGGGTCTTGAAGAACCAGCTGTTGCTGTTGAACTTAGACTAAAGATTGATCAGAATCACCCAGATCTTCAAGGAGG ATCCTTCCGTGATTATGGTGAAGCAGTGTTAAAGCAACTTGAGAATACAGTTGAGTTGGATGCGAAGCTTCTGAAAGCACCTGTTAACTATGAAGGG GTTAGAGTTTCTGGATTTGGCGGGTGGTTCCTTCTAAGACTCTCACTACATGACCCTGTTCTACCCCTTAATATTGAG GCACCAAGCAAGGAGGATGCTGTAAAACTTGCTCATGATGTGCTTAATGCTGTGAAAGAGTTCACTGCTCTTGATACCTCCGCCTTAACTAAGTTTGTCGGAGTATGA
- the LOC101259144 gene encoding uncharacterized protein isoform X5, with protein sequence MQLDALSKSKRGNVYCNAASSSTAIPSVEKSNFLKLQNGSDIRGVAIDGVEGEPLTLTETVTEAIAAGFSGWLLAKKKNVSSKCLRVSVGHDSRISAQKLQDAVSRGLARAGVEVIQYGLASTPAMFNSTLTENEEFSCPVDGSIMITGGLGKPDIKDILERAADIYKNIANENSKGAETAASLDVKRVDYMSVYASNLVAAVRKAAGSIEKPLEGFHIIVDAGNGAGGFFVGKVLEPLGAITSGSQFLEPDGLFPNHIPNPEDKTAMKAITKAVLDNRADLGIIFDTDVDRSAAVDSSGREFNRNRLIALMSAIVLEEHPGTTIVTDSVTSDGLTTFIEKKLGGKHHRFKRGYKNVIDEAIRLNSVGEEAHLAIETSGHGALKENHWLDDGAYLMVKLLNKLASARTSGLGGGSKVLTDMVEGLEEPAVAVELRLKIDQNHPDLQGGSFRDYGEAVLKQLENTVELDAKLLKAPVNYEGVRVSGFGGWFLLRLSLHDPVLPLNIEAPSKEDAVKLAHDVLNAVKEFTALDTSALTKFVGV encoded by the exons ATGCAACTGGATGCCTTATCAAAATCTAAGCGAGGAAATGTTTATTGCAATG CTGCCTCGTCGTCCACTGCAATCCCGTCTGTTGAGAAAAGCAACTTTCTTAAGCTTCAGAATGGAAG TGATATACGTGGAGTagctattgatggagttgaggGGGAACCTCTTACTCTCACAGAGACAGTTACAGAAGCAATAGCAGCAGGTTTTTCTGGTTGGTTGCtggcaaaaaagaaaaatgtttctTCTAAATGTTTAAGAGTCTCCGTCGGTCATGACTCACGAATTTCTGCACAGAAGTTACAG GATGCAGTTTCTCGAGGACTTGCTAGAGCTGGAGTTGAAGTCATCCAATATGG ATTGGCATCCACTCCAGCCATGTTCAATAGCACTCTTACCGAAAATGAAGAATTTTCCTGTCCAGTGGATGGTTCCATAATGATAACAG GTGGACTTGGGAAGCCTGACATCAAAGATATCTTGGAGCGAGCTGctgatatatacaaaaatattgcAAATGAAAATTCTAAGGGAGCAGAAACAGCTGCTTCTCTCGATGTGAAAAGAGTGGATTACATGTCTGTTTATGCATCTAATCTTGTAGCAGCAGTCCGCAAAGCTGCAGGAAGTATAG AAAAGCCACTGGAAGGATTCCATATCATTGTTGATGCAGGGAATGGAGCAGGCGGATTCTTTGTG GGGAAGGTGCTTGAGCCTCTGGGTGCTATTACTTCTGGCAGTCAGTTCTTGGAGCCAGATG GTTTGTTTCCCAATCATATACCTAACCCAGAGGATAAGACAGCCATGAAAGCTATTACCAAGGCAGTACTTGATAACAGGGCTGATTTGGGAATCATCTTTGATACAGATGTTGACAG GTCTGCGGCTGTGGATTCGAGTGGTCGTGAATTTAACAGAAATCGTTTGATTGCTTTAATGTCCGCAATTGTTTTGGAGGAA CATCCTGGGACCACTATTGTCACAGACAGTGTAACATCAGATGGGCTGACAACATTTATTGAAAAGAAACTAG GAGGGAAGCATCATAGGTTCAAAAGAGGATACAAGAATGTTATTGATGAGGCTATTCGTCTG AACTCTGTTGGTGAAGAAGCACATCTGGCTATTGAAACTAGTGGACATGGAGCTCTCAAGGAGAATCATTGGCTTGATGATGGTGCATACCTTATG GTGAAGTTACTGAATAAGCTTGCATCAGCTAGAACATCAGGACTAGGCGGAGGAAGCAAAGTCTTAACTGACATGGTGGAGGGTCTTGAAGAACCAGCTGTTGCTGTTGAACTTAGACTAAAGATTGATCAGAATCACCCAGATCTTCAAGGAGG ATCCTTCCGTGATTATGGTGAAGCAGTGTTAAAGCAACTTGAGAATACAGTTGAGTTGGATGCGAAGCTTCTGAAAGCACCTGTTAACTATGAAGGG GTTAGAGTTTCTGGATTTGGCGGGTGGTTCCTTCTAAGACTCTCACTACATGACCCTGTTCTACCCCTTAATATTGAG GCACCAAGCAAGGAGGATGCTGTAAAACTTGCTCATGATGTGCTTAATGCTGTGAAAGAGTTCACTGCTCTTGATACCTCCGCCTTAACTAAGTTTGTCGGAGTATGA
- the LOC101259144 gene encoding uncharacterized protein isoform X2, whose protein sequence is MAAISGKVVQHNLVAKCCQQDRELSTKYRLYYCTLSRRNLLPPVGGKLAWNGNSTMQLDALSKSKRGNVYCNAASSSTAIPSVEKSNFLKLQNGSDIRGVAIDGVEGEPLTLTETVTEAIAAGFSGWLLAKKKNVSSKCLRVSVGHDSRISAQKLQDAVSRGLARAGVEVIQYGLASTPAMFNSTLTENEEFSCPVDGSIMITGGLGKPDIKDILERAADIYKNIANENSKGAETAASLDVKRVDYMSVYASNLVAAVRKAAGSIEKPLEGFHIIVDAGNGAGGFFVGKVLEPLGAITSGSQFLEPDGLFPNHIPNPEDKTAMKAITKAVLDNRADLGIIFDTDVDRSAAVDSSGREFNRNRLIALMSAIVLEEHPGTTIVTDSVTSDGLTTFIEKKLGGKHHRFKRGYKNVIDEAIRLNSVGEEAHLAIETSGHGALKENHWLDDGAYLMVKLLNKLASARTSGLGGGSKVLTDMVEGLEEPAVAVELRLKIDQNHPDLQGGSFRDYGEAVLKQLENTVELDAKLLKAPVNYEGVRVSGFGGWFLLRLSLHDPVLPLNIEAPSKEDAVKLAHDVLNAVKEFTALDTSALTKFVGV, encoded by the exons ATGGCAG CAATATCAGGGAAGGTTGTCCAACATAACCTGGTAGCAAAGTGCTGCCAGCAGGATAGGGAATTGAGCACAAAATACCGATTGTACTATTGTACCCTTAGTAGGCGCAACTTGCTCCCCCCTGTAGGAGGGAAGTTGGCATGGAATGGCAACTCCACCATGCAACTGGATGCCTTATCAAAATCTAAGCGAGGAAATGTTTATTGCAATG CTGCCTCGTCGTCCACTGCAATCCCGTCTGTTGAGAAAAGCAACTTTCTTAAGCTTCAGAATGGAAG TGATATACGTGGAGTagctattgatggagttgaggGGGAACCTCTTACTCTCACAGAGACAGTTACAGAAGCAATAGCAGCAGGTTTTTCTGGTTGGTTGCtggcaaaaaagaaaaatgtttctTCTAAATGTTTAAGAGTCTCCGTCGGTCATGACTCACGAATTTCTGCACAGAAGTTACAG GATGCAGTTTCTCGAGGACTTGCTAGAGCTGGAGTTGAAGTCATCCAATATGG ATTGGCATCCACTCCAGCCATGTTCAATAGCACTCTTACCGAAAATGAAGAATTTTCCTGTCCAGTGGATGGTTCCATAATGATAACAG GTGGACTTGGGAAGCCTGACATCAAAGATATCTTGGAGCGAGCTGctgatatatacaaaaatattgcAAATGAAAATTCTAAGGGAGCAGAAACAGCTGCTTCTCTCGATGTGAAAAGAGTGGATTACATGTCTGTTTATGCATCTAATCTTGTAGCAGCAGTCCGCAAAGCTGCAGGAAGTATAG AAAAGCCACTGGAAGGATTCCATATCATTGTTGATGCAGGGAATGGAGCAGGCGGATTCTTTGTG GGGAAGGTGCTTGAGCCTCTGGGTGCTATTACTTCTGGCAGTCAGTTCTTGGAGCCAGATG GTTTGTTTCCCAATCATATACCTAACCCAGAGGATAAGACAGCCATGAAAGCTATTACCAAGGCAGTACTTGATAACAGGGCTGATTTGGGAATCATCTTTGATACAGATGTTGACAG GTCTGCGGCTGTGGATTCGAGTGGTCGTGAATTTAACAGAAATCGTTTGATTGCTTTAATGTCCGCAATTGTTTTGGAGGAA CATCCTGGGACCACTATTGTCACAGACAGTGTAACATCAGATGGGCTGACAACATTTATTGAAAAGAAACTAG GAGGGAAGCATCATAGGTTCAAAAGAGGATACAAGAATGTTATTGATGAGGCTATTCGTCTG AACTCTGTTGGTGAAGAAGCACATCTGGCTATTGAAACTAGTGGACATGGAGCTCTCAAGGAGAATCATTGGCTTGATGATGGTGCATACCTTATG GTGAAGTTACTGAATAAGCTTGCATCAGCTAGAACATCAGGACTAGGCGGAGGAAGCAAAGTCTTAACTGACATGGTGGAGGGTCTTGAAGAACCAGCTGTTGCTGTTGAACTTAGACTAAAGATTGATCAGAATCACCCAGATCTTCAAGGAGG ATCCTTCCGTGATTATGGTGAAGCAGTGTTAAAGCAACTTGAGAATACAGTTGAGTTGGATGCGAAGCTTCTGAAAGCACCTGTTAACTATGAAGGG GTTAGAGTTTCTGGATTTGGCGGGTGGTTCCTTCTAAGACTCTCACTACATGACCCTGTTCTACCCCTTAATATTGAG GCACCAAGCAAGGAGGATGCTGTAAAACTTGCTCATGATGTGCTTAATGCTGTGAAAGAGTTCACTGCTCTTGATACCTCCGCCTTAACTAAGTTTGTCGGAGTATGA
- the LOC101259144 gene encoding uncharacterized protein isoform X3 has translation MQLDALSKSKRGNVYCNAASSSTAIPSVEKSNFLKLQNGSDIRGVAIDGVEGEPLTLTETVTEAIAAGFSGWLLAKKKNVSSKCLRVSVGHDSRISAQKLQDAVSRGLARAGVEVIQYGLASTPAMFNSTLTENEEFSCPVDGSIMITASHLPYNRNGFKFFTSAGGLGKPDIKDILERAADIYKNIANENSKGAETAASLDVKRVDYMSVYASNLVAAVRKAAGSIEKPLEGFHIIVDAGNGAGGFFVGKVLEPLGAITSGSQFLEPDGLFPNHIPNPEDKTAMKAITKAVLDNRADLGIIFDTDVDRSAAVDSSGREFNRNRLIALMSAIVLEEHPGTTIVTDSVTSDGLTTFIEKKLGGKHHRFKRGYKNVIDEAIRLNSVGEEAHLAIETSGHGALKENHWLDDGAYLMVKLLNKLASARTSGLGGGSKVLTDMVEGLEEPAVAVELRLKIDQNHPDLQGGSFRDYGEAVLKQLENTVELDAKLLKAPVNYEGVRVSGFGGWFLLRLSLHDPVLPLNIEAPSKEDAVKLAHDVLNAVKEFTALDTSALTKFVGV, from the exons ATGCAACTGGATGCCTTATCAAAATCTAAGCGAGGAAATGTTTATTGCAATG CTGCCTCGTCGTCCACTGCAATCCCGTCTGTTGAGAAAAGCAACTTTCTTAAGCTTCAGAATGGAAG TGATATACGTGGAGTagctattgatggagttgaggGGGAACCTCTTACTCTCACAGAGACAGTTACAGAAGCAATAGCAGCAGGTTTTTCTGGTTGGTTGCtggcaaaaaagaaaaatgtttctTCTAAATGTTTAAGAGTCTCCGTCGGTCATGACTCACGAATTTCTGCACAGAAGTTACAG GATGCAGTTTCTCGAGGACTTGCTAGAGCTGGAGTTGAAGTCATCCAATATGG ATTGGCATCCACTCCAGCCATGTTCAATAGCACTCTTACCGAAAATGAAGAATTTTCCTGTCCAGTGGATGGTTCCATAATGATAACAG CAAGCCATCTTCCCTACAACAGGAATGGGTTCAAGTTCTTTACAAGTGCAGGTGGACTTGGGAAGCCTGACATCAAAGATATCTTGGAGCGAGCTGctgatatatacaaaaatattgcAAATGAAAATTCTAAGGGAGCAGAAACAGCTGCTTCTCTCGATGTGAAAAGAGTGGATTACATGTCTGTTTATGCATCTAATCTTGTAGCAGCAGTCCGCAAAGCTGCAGGAAGTATAG AAAAGCCACTGGAAGGATTCCATATCATTGTTGATGCAGGGAATGGAGCAGGCGGATTCTTTGTG GGGAAGGTGCTTGAGCCTCTGGGTGCTATTACTTCTGGCAGTCAGTTCTTGGAGCCAGATG GTTTGTTTCCCAATCATATACCTAACCCAGAGGATAAGACAGCCATGAAAGCTATTACCAAGGCAGTACTTGATAACAGGGCTGATTTGGGAATCATCTTTGATACAGATGTTGACAG GTCTGCGGCTGTGGATTCGAGTGGTCGTGAATTTAACAGAAATCGTTTGATTGCTTTAATGTCCGCAATTGTTTTGGAGGAA CATCCTGGGACCACTATTGTCACAGACAGTGTAACATCAGATGGGCTGACAACATTTATTGAAAAGAAACTAG GAGGGAAGCATCATAGGTTCAAAAGAGGATACAAGAATGTTATTGATGAGGCTATTCGTCTG AACTCTGTTGGTGAAGAAGCACATCTGGCTATTGAAACTAGTGGACATGGAGCTCTCAAGGAGAATCATTGGCTTGATGATGGTGCATACCTTATG GTGAAGTTACTGAATAAGCTTGCATCAGCTAGAACATCAGGACTAGGCGGAGGAAGCAAAGTCTTAACTGACATGGTGGAGGGTCTTGAAGAACCAGCTGTTGCTGTTGAACTTAGACTAAAGATTGATCAGAATCACCCAGATCTTCAAGGAGG ATCCTTCCGTGATTATGGTGAAGCAGTGTTAAAGCAACTTGAGAATACAGTTGAGTTGGATGCGAAGCTTCTGAAAGCACCTGTTAACTATGAAGGG GTTAGAGTTTCTGGATTTGGCGGGTGGTTCCTTCTAAGACTCTCACTACATGACCCTGTTCTACCCCTTAATATTGAG GCACCAAGCAAGGAGGATGCTGTAAAACTTGCTCATGATGTGCTTAATGCTGTGAAAGAGTTCACTGCTCTTGATACCTCCGCCTTAACTAAGTTTGTCGGAGTATGA
- the LOC101259144 gene encoding uncharacterized protein isoform X6 has product MAAASSSTAIPSVEKSNFLKLQNGSDIRGVAIDGVEGEPLTLTETVTEAIAAGFSGWLLAKKKNVSSKCLRVSVGHDSRISAQKLQDAVSRGLARAGVEVIQYGLASTPAMFNSTLTENEEFSCPVDGSIMITGGLGKPDIKDILERAADIYKNIANENSKGAETAASLDVKRVDYMSVYASNLVAAVRKAAGSIEKPLEGFHIIVDAGNGAGGFFVGKVLEPLGAITSGSQFLEPDGLFPNHIPNPEDKTAMKAITKAVLDNRADLGIIFDTDVDRSAAVDSSGREFNRNRLIALMSAIVLEEHPGTTIVTDSVTSDGLTTFIEKKLGGKHHRFKRGYKNVIDEAIRLNSVGEEAHLAIETSGHGALKENHWLDDGAYLMVKLLNKLASARTSGLGGGSKVLTDMVEGLEEPAVAVELRLKIDQNHPDLQGGSFRDYGEAVLKQLENTVELDAKLLKAPVNYEGVRVSGFGGWFLLRLSLHDPVLPLNIEAPSKEDAVKLAHDVLNAVKEFTALDTSALTKFVGV; this is encoded by the exons ATGGCAG CTGCCTCGTCGTCCACTGCAATCCCGTCTGTTGAGAAAAGCAACTTTCTTAAGCTTCAGAATGGAAG TGATATACGTGGAGTagctattgatggagttgaggGGGAACCTCTTACTCTCACAGAGACAGTTACAGAAGCAATAGCAGCAGGTTTTTCTGGTTGGTTGCtggcaaaaaagaaaaatgtttctTCTAAATGTTTAAGAGTCTCCGTCGGTCATGACTCACGAATTTCTGCACAGAAGTTACAG GATGCAGTTTCTCGAGGACTTGCTAGAGCTGGAGTTGAAGTCATCCAATATGG ATTGGCATCCACTCCAGCCATGTTCAATAGCACTCTTACCGAAAATGAAGAATTTTCCTGTCCAGTGGATGGTTCCATAATGATAACAG GTGGACTTGGGAAGCCTGACATCAAAGATATCTTGGAGCGAGCTGctgatatatacaaaaatattgcAAATGAAAATTCTAAGGGAGCAGAAACAGCTGCTTCTCTCGATGTGAAAAGAGTGGATTACATGTCTGTTTATGCATCTAATCTTGTAGCAGCAGTCCGCAAAGCTGCAGGAAGTATAG AAAAGCCACTGGAAGGATTCCATATCATTGTTGATGCAGGGAATGGAGCAGGCGGATTCTTTGTG GGGAAGGTGCTTGAGCCTCTGGGTGCTATTACTTCTGGCAGTCAGTTCTTGGAGCCAGATG GTTTGTTTCCCAATCATATACCTAACCCAGAGGATAAGACAGCCATGAAAGCTATTACCAAGGCAGTACTTGATAACAGGGCTGATTTGGGAATCATCTTTGATACAGATGTTGACAG GTCTGCGGCTGTGGATTCGAGTGGTCGTGAATTTAACAGAAATCGTTTGATTGCTTTAATGTCCGCAATTGTTTTGGAGGAA CATCCTGGGACCACTATTGTCACAGACAGTGTAACATCAGATGGGCTGACAACATTTATTGAAAAGAAACTAG GAGGGAAGCATCATAGGTTCAAAAGAGGATACAAGAATGTTATTGATGAGGCTATTCGTCTG AACTCTGTTGGTGAAGAAGCACATCTGGCTATTGAAACTAGTGGACATGGAGCTCTCAAGGAGAATCATTGGCTTGATGATGGTGCATACCTTATG GTGAAGTTACTGAATAAGCTTGCATCAGCTAGAACATCAGGACTAGGCGGAGGAAGCAAAGTCTTAACTGACATGGTGGAGGGTCTTGAAGAACCAGCTGTTGCTGTTGAACTTAGACTAAAGATTGATCAGAATCACCCAGATCTTCAAGGAGG ATCCTTCCGTGATTATGGTGAAGCAGTGTTAAAGCAACTTGAGAATACAGTTGAGTTGGATGCGAAGCTTCTGAAAGCACCTGTTAACTATGAAGGG GTTAGAGTTTCTGGATTTGGCGGGTGGTTCCTTCTAAGACTCTCACTACATGACCCTGTTCTACCCCTTAATATTGAG GCACCAAGCAAGGAGGATGCTGTAAAACTTGCTCATGATGTGCTTAATGCTGTGAAAGAGTTCACTGCTCTTGATACCTCCGCCTTAACTAAGTTTGTCGGAGTATGA